A region of Argentina anserina chromosome 5, drPotAnse1.1, whole genome shotgun sequence DNA encodes the following proteins:
- the LOC126795238 gene encoding E3 ubiquitin-protein ligase AIRP1-like, which yields METVPIHIHRFTDVHVEQESVPAFGVDKRPDRMVVKMGYQSASYDRRGPDGPSRRDSIQGYKFNRIFFKLEAIKEKGSPYRLKCKRFFAYLIAEGEKWIDIPEKVHRKAMRRLFRVIDKAVNPDLPIYWQIWEITVRTWEAPPPSPPPSSINFVPATSDSIEDLERLMLQVVGDETCAICLEEYDQPAALVTRLPCSHYFHADCIVLWLHTHHNCPLCRLAMPT from the coding sequence ATGGAGACAGTACCCATTCATATCCACAGATTTACAGATGTGCACGTAGAGCAAGAAAGCGTACCAGCATTTGGAGTGGATAAAAGGCCTGATCGTATGGTAGTCAAAATGGGATATCAAAGTGCAAGCTACGATCGCCGTGGCCCTGACGGCCCATCTCGACGGGATTCAATCCAGGGATATAAATTTAATaggattttctttaaattggAAGCTATCAAGGAGAAGGGATCCCCCTACCGCTTAAAATGTAAAAGGTTTTTCGCATACCTTATTGCCGAGGGAGAGAAATGGATTGACATCCCGGAAAAAGTACACCGCAAGGCAATGCGGAGATTGTTCCGGGTTATTGACAAGGCTGTCAATCCCGATCTGCCGATTTATTGGCAGATTTGGGAGATCACTGTGCGTACTTGGGAGGCACCTCCTCCCTCTCCCCCTCCCTCTAGTATCAATTTTGTTCCTGCTACCAGTGATTCAATTGAAGACTTGGAAAGATTGATGCTTCAAGTCGTGGGAGACGAAACATGTGCAATCTGTTTGGAGGAGTATGATCAGCCGGCGGCTCTTGTTACTAGGTTGCCCTGCTCCCACTATTTTCATGCTGATTGTATTGTGCTCTGGCTGCACACCCATCACAACTGTCCCTTGTGCCGCCTCGCAATGCCAACCTAG
- the LOC126793860 gene encoding serine protease SPPA, chloroplastic, with the protein MSKLILFHALTPIHTRVFTAVVGASLSKPLHSRSPHLFSHSPPPLSLRRRLSLRAFDDSSSSSATKPDESNENGAVSAPEATIEAENAKAISTDKDYPSGEFQFQEAGAWKSFVVKLRMLFAYPWERVKKGSVLTMKLRGQITDQLKSRFSSGLSLPQICENFVKAAHDPRIAGVYLQIESLNCGWGKVEEIRRHILDFRKSGKFVVAYAPACSEKEYYLASACQEIYAPPSAYFSLFGLSVQASFVKGVLEKIGVEPQVERIGKYKSAGDQLARTSMSEENCEMLTALLDNIYGNWLDIISSTRGKGREDIEKFINEGVYQVDKLKEEGWITNIQYDDEVTSMLKERLGVEKEKKLPMVDYRKYSKVRKWTLGLSGGKDKIAIIRASGSISRVRGSFSLPGSSIVGEQFIEKIRTIRESKRYKAAIIRIDSPGGDALASDLMWREIKLLAASKPVVASMSDVAASGGYYMAMAADAIVAENLTLTGSIGVVTGKFNLGKLYEKIGFNKEIISRGKFAEVLAAEQRPFRPEEAELFAKSARNSYKQFRDKAASSRSMTVDKMEEVAQGRVWAGKDAASRGLVDAIGGLSRAVAIAKLKANIPQDTEVTLVELARPSPSLPELLSGVGSTLVGVDQTLRTLLQNLTFSDGVQARMDGIMFQRLEGASNANPIFNLIRDYLGSL; encoded by the exons ATGTCGAAGCTGATTCTCTTCCACGCGCTCACCCCAATCCACACCCGAGTCTTCACCGCCGTCGTCGGAGCTTCTCTCTCCAAGCCTCTACACTCTCGCAGCCCCCATCTCTTCTCtcactctcctcctcctctctccctccgccgccgcctctCCCTCCGCGCCTTCGACGACTCGTCGTCCTCCTCCGCCACAAAGCCGGATGAATCAAACGAAAACGGCGCCGTTTCAGCTCCCGAGGCTACAATAGAGGCCGAGAATGCCAAAGCTATTTCGACGGACAAGGACTATCCGAGCGGCGAGTTTCAGTTTCAGGAGGCCGGCGCCTGGAAGAGCTTCGTCGTCAAGCTCCGGATGCTCTTCGCTTATCCATGGGAGCGGGTCAAGAAAGGAAGCGTCTTGACCATGAAATTGCGCGGCCAG ATAACTGATCAGTTAAAGAGTCGATTCTCTAGTGGATTATCACTGCCTCAAATCTGTGAGAACTTTGTGAAAGCTGCGCATGATCCGAGAATTGCTGGTGTGTATCTCCAAATTGAGAGCTTGAACTGTGGTTGGGGTAAAGTCGAAGAAATTCGGAGGCATATTTTGGACTTCCGGAAATCAG GTAAGTTTGTAGTGGCATATGCACCTGCTTGTAGCGAAAAAGAATATTACCTTGCGTCTGCTTGTCAAGAGATTTATGCCCCTCCCAGTgcttatttttctttgtttggtcTCAGTGTTCAGGCCTCATTCGTAAAAG GTGTTCTGGAGAAAATTGGAGTTGAGCCGCAAGTGGAGAGGATTGGAAAATACAAAAGTGCTGGTGACCAGCTTGCACGCACGTCAATGTCTGAAGAAAACTGTGAGATGCTGACAGCATTGCTCGATAACATATATGGGAACTGGCTGGACATCATTTCTTCTACAAGAG GAAAAGGGAGAGAAGACATTGAGAAGTTTATTAATGAAGGGGTGTATCAAGTGGATAAGTTGAAAGAAGAGGGCTGGATCACAAACATACAGTATGATGATGAG GTTACTTCAATGTTGAAGGAAAGACTCGGagtagaaaaagagaaaaagctTCCTATGGTTGATTACAG GAAATATTCTAAAGTTCGGAAATGGACTCTTGGATTATCAGGCGGTAAAGACAAAATAGCCATAATAAGAGCCTCAGGCAGTATTAGTCGTGTACGAGGTTCTTTCAGTCTACCTGGATCATCCATTGTTGGAGAACAGTTTATTGAGAAGATCCGTACTATAAGAG AATCAAAAAGATACAAGGCTGCTATTATCCGAATTGACAGCCCTGGAGGTGATGCCCTTGCTTCTGATTT GATGTGGAGGGAAATAAAACTTTTGGCTGCATCAAAACCAGTCGTTGCATCAATGTCTGATGTGGCAGCAAGTGGAGGATACTATATGGCAATGGCAGCAGATGCCATTGTTGCAGAAAATCTAACTCTAACTGGTTCTATTGGAGTTGTCACAG GGAAGTTTAACCTGGGAAAACTGTATGAGAAGATTGGCTTCAACAAAGAAATCATTTCAAGGGGAAAATTTGCAGAGGTTCTTGCAGCTGAACAACGACCCTTCAG ACCAGAGGAAGCTGAACTCTTTGCCAAGTCTGCACGGAATTCGTATAAGCAATTTCGGGACAAGGCAGCTTCTTCCAGATCGATGACT GTAGATAAAATGGAAGAAGTTGCACAAGGGAGAGTTTGGGCTGGTAAAGATGCAGCTTCCAGGGGTTTAGTTGATGCTATTGGTGGACTTTCACGGGCTGTTGCAATAGCAAAGCTCAAAGCAAATATACCACAAGACACAGAG GTTACACTAGTGGAGCTTGCAAGACCCTCCCCTTCACTGCCAGAACTTTTAAGTGGCGTAGGGAGTACTCTGGTTGGGGTTGATCAGACACTGAGGACTCTGCTGCAAAACTTGACATTTTCTGATGGAGTTCAAGCTCGGATGGACGGAATCATGTTTCAGAGACTAGAGGGAGCTTCAAATGCTAACCCCATCTTCAATTTGATCAGGGATTACCTTGGTTCCCTGTAA